CAAGGTAGTTTTGATGTCGGAATGCCCCATCCACTTCCGAACCGTTGGAAGGTCAATGCCGGCCATGATCAGATGAGAGCAGCAAGTATGCCGGAGCAGGTGAATGGTGACATTCTTCTCGATCCCGGCCTTCTTGGCCAACCGCTTGAGGTTGGTGAGGATATTGTTCAGCCGGAGATCTCCGTCCTTGGTCTTGAAGATGTAACCCCGACGCTTCCCCGGAGGCGCCAGTTCCTCAAAAACCTTCCGTAGATCATCCCCGAAGGGTATTTCCCGGTGAGTCCGGGTCTTGGTCGGATGGTGTTTCTTCGAGGTAATCTTCAAAATCACACGGTCAAAGTCGATATCCGACCATTCCAGATAGATCAGCTCTTCTCGACGTATTCCGGTTTTGAGGTAAGTAAAAATGATGGGATAGTAGACCGTATTTCTGGATGCCTCCAGAAGGGCCGAAATTTCGCTCAGGGAAAGAAATTCCACCGGACCCTGATCGGAACCCCTGATGCGAGAAACGTGTCTGATAGGGCTTCTATTGATCACACCCAGTTTTTCCAAGCGGTTAAGCATAGCCTTAACCGTAGTAACCTCGATATTAACCGTCCGGCGGGAAACCTGAGCCAACCTGGTTTCCTTGTAACGCTCCATCAACGCGGGCGTAAACTGGTTGAGGGAAGTGACCTTGGTGGTGTGGAAAAATGTTTTTAAGGCACGTTTGACCAAACCAACCGTCTTGGGAGAATTATTGACATGTTGCCAGGCCAAATACCGGGCCACCATAACCTTAGCCGGACAATTCTCCAAGTCCACGGACCTGAGAATGAGACGAGCCTTAAGCTCATCTTCATACTTCTGGGCTATTTTCTTGACTGTGATTCCCCCAGGTACCTTACGGCGAATCCTTTTTGATTGACCCGAGGGAAGGGTTATATGA
This region of bacterium genomic DNA includes:
- a CDS encoding site-specific integrase, which gives rise to MSVYKPSGSPYYYTDIHITLPSGQSKRIRRKVPGGITVKKIAQKYEDELKARLILRSVDLENCPAKVMVARYLAWQHVNNSPKTVGLVKRALKTFFHTTKVTSLNQFTPALMERYKETRLAQVSRRTVNIEVTTVKAMLNRLEKLGVINRSPIRHVSRIRGSDQGPVEFLSLSEISALLEASRNTVYYPIIFTYLKTGIRREELIYLEWSDIDFDRVILKITSKKHHPTKTRTHREIPFGDDLRKVFEELAPPGKRRGYIFKTKDGDLRLNNILTNLKRLAKKAGIEKNVTIHLLRHTCCSHLIMAGIDLPTVRKWMGHSDIKTTLRYAHLSPEHLRQAAARLPY